GTTAGGCAAGCAGCCAAGAGCATTGTGGCATCAGGACTTGCACGCAGGTGCATCGTTCAAGTGTCTTACGCTATTGGTGTCGCTGAGCCACTCTCTGTTTTCGTGGACACATACAAGACTGGAACTATCCCGGATAAGGACATCCTTGTTCTTATTAAGGAGAACTTTGACTTCAGGCCAGGGATGATGGCTATCAACCTTGACCTCAAGAGGGGTGGCAACAAAAGGTACCAGAAGACTGCTGCTTACGGTCATTTCGGTCGTGATGATGCAGACTTCACCTGGGAGACCGTCAAGGAGCTGAAGCCCAAAGCTTGAATGTAACAGTTTCACGAGAATGATTATTTTGTCCGCTATATTGGTCCCTGGAGAATAATCACGCTTTCACTCGGCATGTTGTTTTCTTAAAGCCATAAGGTGGACAACAATTGAGAACATACGTAGGAACCGTTACGAGCTTTTGATTGCTGGGTCAAATGtctgtgtttgtttgtttgtctttTTTTATCTTATCTTGCTGGGGAACATTTAGAATTTCTTATTTTTCAGTATTTTGATGAGAAGCCTATATGTTATATGTACTCTTTGAACAAATTTTTATCTACTTGAAGTTTTTGAGTTATTAACTTGCTATCAATTTGGTACAAGCTTGTATTACGCATTTTACATTTTATGGTTCATTTAGTATTAGAATTTTTACTTTTAGATAATATTACACATTACATCCTTACAGGATATGTTTAATATACGAAAGATTACTACTCACTTTTATCTAATGTACGCCTTTAAAACTCGAAATATATCATCTTCTAAAGCTACAAGTCCATAACAAGTTAGGTGATGATTACTAGTTAAGGGTTGATGGAGTGGGTGCCGCCCCTCTTTCCCGAAGCTGTGAGATTGTGTTTCCGAATCCTGCTACTGCATTTCCTTAATTCCTTCTTTGTGTTTTCTCCAATTCGGGATGCcccccggggggggggggggggtagagcacggtcctcccaaccgccggagtgatcccactccgggAGCTGCTACCctaccaagctagctccgcggtgaatTCCCCTTGCCGggttcttaccctgggcgacatatgccactcccaagactcgaacccggtacctctaggaagaggtgggtgtcggtggccaaccgGGCTGCCCCAGTTGGTTACAAGATCCTCCACATATGCCTgtattgctattgctccctttaGGAGTGAACTTCCAAACTCCAAAAGAATATGTTacaattttagttttttttcctaATAAAAGGTGGTAACTATTATTTCGATTCATGTCACCGGAtttaaaaatttctataaaaccgggggtcgaaagcgtatatacccaaaaatttctatacgaaaactacatactctccactacagAGAGAAAAGTTCAgagggtcggccgccccctcccccCCTTAAAAGCTTCGACCATGGCGGTATTAGAGTGCTCACAATCCTCTGAAGTTAAAATCACTAACACAAGGAACATGGCAAGAAAGTAAAATAACGAATTTGCTTCATTAGGATTGGTCGATACATCGTTGGTAGATAATCACAACGACACAGAACTAAGTGATAACCAACAACTACACAATAATTCTAGAATTGATGGAAATTTCAGAAATCTGTGATTTTACAACAGGATTAGCAATGCAAGCGACTCAGATTGAAGGTGATAACACCATCGATAATGAAGGCAATGTCGAAACACGTTGTTACCCTCGCTTTGCAACACACAAATGGTCCTCACACCGTCGATAGTGAAGGCAATTTCGAAACGCGTTACAACTATTCTTCTTGACTCATCAAACTTGGCTTCTTAAATTAAAGGTGATAAGCTCTTCATGGTTGTACAACTCGAGCAATATTTTAAATTGGTTAAGGTAAGATTAGTTGTTATTCATCTGGAGGATAAACACATCAACGGTGTCAATCTTTTGTAGAACATAGAGATGACCAATCTTTTGCAAAATTACGACGGAATCACAAGACCTTCGACTCaaacgtttaaaaaaaaaagattcttTTAATTGTACAAAGTATGCTGTTTAGGCCTTTGAAGCACTAAGACAACCCAAGATTAGCAGCATCTCTAGTTAAAAATCACCAGAACAAACATATAAAGTTGAAAACAAAAGGTAAATGCAAAACCGTCCAATAACCAATTGCCCTTCAATGATGCCAATATATTTGGTGTCGTCTATATATACATCCTGATAACAAAAGTCATTCGGTCCCTAATCCCTTTTTCATTCCATTTTCACGGAATTTCAAATTCCCTATCATCTGAACTCAACGTAGCGAAAATTTCTTCCTGAATCATTTCATCATCTCAACACATGAATTAAAGTGCAGTCACGAAGCAGATTATAATGATGAGAAATGAACCCTCAAACCGACATTTGTTTGACGCCAGATGGTAACTTCTTGGAAAGTGCTTCCATTGCTGCTTCTACTGTTTCTTGATCCTGCAAACCAGTTCAACCAGCGGTTTTGAGATAATTCTATTGTATTTTTCAGAGCTATTTAATACCAAACAACCCATTACCTTCCCTTCAAGGGTTATGATGAGAGGCCCAGCTCTGGTTTTCCGATAACACCCttgattttatttacaaaaagaTCAAGACAAAAAGTTAGGAAGACTGAAGATAAAGGTCAACTATCATAACTTGATAAAATCGTATATGTAGTTTGTACCAGTGTAGATATCAGGAAATTCAATAGCAATCTTGGATAGAGGCTGAGCAACTTCTAACTGTATCAATAAATCAAAGGGTATAGGAATTACGCCTTTTTAGACAGCTCACCGAAGGTGGTTAACTGAATAAGCAATAGATAGATAGACAAATACATACATCTGAGAGTGACGTTTCTAAATGCTTCGATACAAACGGTCCTGTTGGTGCTAGCAGATTAGTAGACCTTAAATCAATCAAAGCATCCCATTGTCGGTCTAACTCATCAACATTTGTTGCAGTGAGCACAATGACATTATGACACTTGATCTACAAAGACATAAACATAGTACAAATGACGTCCCTTAGAAACGAAGAAAGTAATATCGAACTTCAAACACATACCAGTGGAACcggaagcttctcatgttctagCAGTTCTGTAATGCCTTCAGGCAGCTGGGCCATCTGAAAattgataaataattaaatacatATTTTCGACCAAGAATACGTTTTTCGGTTTCTTTTTATTTGGTTAATAGTTTCTGTAATGTTAGTATGTTACTAAGTTTGGCATTCAGTTACCTCGTTGCGGTTGCCAGTGCACTTATCACCAAACAGGTGGCTAAGATATTCTTCGTATTCTTCATCTGGAGCCTGTAATTACACAAAGCTATAAACATATATTGACAAATTTACGTATGCGCCGTAACACTAGTAAAACCTTAAACTTCCCCATGATTTGTGATAGTTACAGGACAAGGAAAGGAAAACACTGCAGCAAAACATAATATATACCAAGCGAACGCCAAATGCTTTGGCAACTCCACCGACAGTAACATCTGTATGTAACGGGCCAACCCCTCCATATATGAACACCTGTATCCACAATTGCCAAGTGAATAACATAAAAAAAGTTACTGAAAACAGAGATATGTCTTAAAATCACAATCGACGATGACAAACCAGATCACTCATGGACTTTCGCCTTTCGACTTCTTCAGCGACAGAATCTACCTGTAAGATAATAACCAGATGACAAATGCAGGGTCAATAAACGTTTTACTTTCTTTGTTTCTAAATGCCATGTGCGTGACTAGCTAACAAGAACGCGTTAATGTTTACCTCACACCGTACAGTAGCCATTTGCGATACCAACCAACCTATTGAATGAAGCTTTTTACACAACGATGGTCCCAATTGATCCTCAACAATTCCAAAGCTGAGCTATGCAACAAACAATAGAACATAAGTAAACGCATATTAAAACAATACTATTAAATCATGGGTTTTGATAAACTAGAACAAAGAACTTACAGAATTTCATCACCAACGGCTACAATGGAGGCTGTGTAGATGCTGCCCTGATGAGGTTCCGCACATTTCAGGCCGTTGCTGGCGGCAGGTACACAGGCGGCAGCCGCAGATAACTTTCTTGCTCTCCCTGCTCTCTCCGATCTTCCGTCAGAAAGCATATACGCAGGTcggaatttttgtttttcaacacCAGGATCTTTGATAGATAGTAATGCATTTGGAACTGTGTCATGGATGCTTCCAATTGACGTGTATCTGTAAAGAAGGAAATGTTATAATGAAATACCTAAATTACCCCTAAAtgaaaaaattaaagaaaatacGAATTGGAATTAAACTTACCCTTGATCATAAAGGCTACAGTACGGAACCTTGCATGTCAAAAGAAAAGCCCAGACATCTCTGTTGGAGAAGTTTATGGAAATCAGAGTGTTTTAAAGCGATATGAGAAAACGGAAAATATTAATATCAACGTAAATTGGTCCACTCGAAAGCAAGCATATGAGCACACCTATATGACCAATCCAAGATTGGATTCACTCTCATGAACGGTGGCCATCCCGGGGAGCTCGGAGAGAACTGTTCTTGACCAACCTGCAAAAAAATTGACAATATTTACCAGTGTACCACTCTTCTGTTGATAGATAAAGTCCGACACACATGGTAACTGACGCTTAAAATCTAGGTGTTCTAAAATTTTTAATTCTTAAAGAATAATTTGCTTACAGCAGTGGGGTCACCAATTCGAACACCAAGAAAAATAGCTTTGGTTGATTTTGCCTTTAGTAGAGCCTCCAAACCAGACTTGAAATCTTCGCGAATGATATCTAACTTCACACCATAACTGAAACATCAACAACAACgcaatattaataattaataattatacGCTAGGAATATTTTATGCAACATTTCCTCGTTTGGCAAAATTTTAATCAAATTATAGAATTTTCAAAAACACCAAACATTTTTGTGCTTCCTGGATAACATGATATCAATAGCATTGATATCTTACCTAGCAGCTGTTTCGTAAGTGAACGAATTGATTTCAGGGAAGACAGAAGGGGTTTCAAAATATATTGTCCTTATTGGAAATGTAAATTCACCATCAGATAGACCCCCGTTTGAATGTCCACGTTCCACTTGATGCAAAAAGTATCCTGCTCTAAGCAAGTGCAGCAAAACCTACAGGAAGGTCTAAGCATTAGAATTTACTGAGGGAACTAATTACCTTTTACAGTTTCATATGCACATAACTACTTACAGTTGAATCCTTTCCTCCATTGAAGCTGAATGCCACCTCTTCGATACTGATAAGGAAAAACCACATCATGTGAGCCGTGAGTCTGATATCTCTACTTAACGTATACAAAAGTAATACGCCTACTGAATGTAAATGTTAATTGTGTAATAGAAGAAATACCCATATAACAAAAGTTCAGCACAACTACATATCTATTACATAGCTACATATCTATTACCATGGGGATTAAGTGTAATCGTTAAACATAACTTTTGAAGACAAGTTTTAAGTAACTAAAGCATGCTCATTTACAAAGTCAACCATTTATAAATTTTAATTATCTATCAACAAATGACGAATAAAAGATTAGAAATACGGCATTGATGATCATCATGAGAGCAATGAAGAATGAGAAATCATACTTGGTGTCACCTACGATTGAATTCACCAAATATCAACCTCTCTGCAAAGACCATAGGGATATGGATTTGAACAAAGTGGACCAAACATTCGATTGAAGTGAAACAATCAGTTCATCACAGGTAACCTAGACAGGGAATCTTTTTCGAAAGAAAATCCTAAGATTGTTCACTAACGCTATAATACAAACTCCATTAAAAGATATTAACCATTAATATATACAATTTAACACAAATCGCCATAGCCAACAAGCAACATCATATAACACAATTTGAAACAAACTATTAGATTGACACAAACTTTATGCAGGGACGCTGTTTACCTGCAATTCCATAAAAACAGAAGGATACTCCAAATAATTCTCAAACCCACATTGCAAGTAACAATAAAAAAGGGAATGAATGATGTGTGGTGAAAGACAAGGTCATAACTGATAAGTTTGTGTTGGGCCCAACCCAAAAACAGTTGAATAAAAAAGGGAAAATCTTGAATCCCTAAAAGCATACTATGATTACTGAAATTGAAACTCATTGGATATGAAATTGGAACTTACGAGTAGAGGGCAAGAGCTCTTTGAATAACATAAATGGCGTTGTGATACTTGGTCTTTAGCCTCCGATCATCGCTATCTCTAATAGCTTTATCGATCTCCATCTACGAAACCCCTAATCACATTAATTGAAGCCAAGGTCAAAGGGGGTTAAAGAAATGAGGATTTTCTGCGTTGAATTTTCTTGGAAATTTGGAAACGGGATGGGATATTTTGCGAATGTGTTATCAAGAACTCATCAAGTAGAGGAAGGGGTTTTAATGGATCGAGATTTGTTTGGTCGTATTTGATCTACTCTGCCCAAACAAGACCAAATTTTgagcatgtttggctaagcttatatatagggcttggctaagctttttgaaccaacttattgacttactggcttttcaaaaagtcaataagttaaAATTGTGTTTGGCTAATTGAAAAGTCTTTTTCAAAACAACTTTTCAGTAAGGAGAAAAAGTCACTTTTGAAAAGTCAGAAATTTGTGACTTTTTAGAGCTTTTCAACACAATTACAAATTTACCCCCTACCAAACAACTTTTCAATATGAAGAATATCCTTTTTAGTAATTTTGGTTTTTCCCACCCAATAAGCTAAttcaaacacttttttaaaaactcattttcaaaaagtcataagtcaataagtccTTTTAACAAAAAGTTCTTTTTGagttaaataagcttagccaaacatgcccttaagtCAAAAAGTACTTTTGGGAAAAGAATtttttgaaaatgagtttttaaaaaaagtgtcTGGATTAGCTTATGAGGTGGGAAAAGCCAATatgttaataagttgttttttaaaaagtgtttcgcttagcttattgatgtaaaatgactaaaagggACATTCTTTCATAAGGGATGTTAAAAAataaagggtatattggtaatttgtTGTTTGAAAAGCTATAAGCTGATCAAGAAATCACAATctcttaacttttcaaaaactcCTTTTCCTTTATatcaaaaagtcattttaaaaAGCACTTTTCCATTTGCCAAACACTAAAAACtgcttattggctttttgataagtcaataagccaataagttggttgaaaaagcttagccaaacatgcccttgaTCTACTCTGCCCAAACAAGACCAAATTTTGTTATGGACCATGACGCTAGCAAGCTATATGTGGATTTCTGGGATCGGATCTTTATCAATATTAAGTTATTAACTAGTTTTATTCCCCGCGCGCGTTACGCCACGCAGCGGGTTTCATACGAAGAAGAGGTGTTAGTTGTTGGTTCAATGTGAAGAAGAGGGGTTTGTTTACTTTGGTTCAATGTGAAGAAAAGGTGTTTAGTTGTTGGTTCAAACGTTGCTACAATAACGTTGTTTAGATGAACATGAGAGCAATATCACAAAGAGAGAAATATCTATAACCAAATCTTTGTCCAGAAAAGTTTGAGTAAGGGCTAGGGACACTTAACAAAGATGGATTAAAACCAAAAAGTTCTTACATGATATAATCATTATGTTCATACTGTGTTCTAATACTTCGAGCAATATATTATTATAATGCTAACTTGAGTATTTATATTATTTCATCAACTCTTTATTACAACTTTCATTTAGTTGCTAGAAGAAATTACATTTTCTTCAAGAAAGAACAAAATTTTACAACATAAATATAACATTCATTCTAATTTCTAAATCAAAAAACAACATAGTTGCACATCAAACACTTGCTCTACTTACAACCAATCTCTCTAAAGGTTTATTCGTCATCATAGAACCCGTCTTGTCGGAACCCAAATCCAGCACCCCGGttgaaacaaaaatcaaaataacGAAAATCAAAACTGGGTTTTTCAACCTTTGGGTTACATACGAATTGAAACTATTAGGAAATAACAAATCTCTTGGAGCAATATCCTCCTACCTCTTAAATTCATTAATTGTATTTAtgtagtcaattgtaacctttgtATAGAGAGAAATTATCTCTCCTTTATTTAtgtagtcaattgtaacctttttgGCTGTAACATTTCTCattaaaaattaataattagaatgctaattagctattaagaaaaccctaattgagacacccaagtaattctgcactaaccctaaaattttcgaaacaatcgaaatcaggatcagggcccctaaaactcagggggggttaaaccctaatcgatattatccttattatacgttgtctgaattgaattttataaaactatcaactcacccaagctactggacacgaaacctaccctaccctaaattggcatctcaggcgatacgcgggaggttccccgaattctgccgcgacacgcgggagaagccaattttcagtataaatagagggccttgggacttgaaattggaaGTTAAAACGTCGTCCAAACGCTTTCTGTACGACGAATTATCACAATTATACTACAACTACACACACACTGTTATCGAGGTGCTGCcacggaacagggtaattactcgatcgctattacgattcagtttccgggatcaatatatccaaagaatgtctaagtgccgcccacattgggttatgctttgtcgtttgtcgataattcgataaatgagttgaagcattatactttgtcatttgtcgataattcgataaatgagttgaagtattatactttgtcgtttgtcattttgataaacgagttgaagtattgcactttgtcattcattgtgagaatttgatctcgtaagttatcgtaactgctgtattgatcactaaccctgttttgtgtgcattattgtgaaattaggttaacagggctaaaatccTATTCTATCCGtagtaaatctgcaatgtgagttattcttcttttctaaactcttttctcaccgtttgtgagtgttaactattttacaatactccaaattcatttttccgagattataataccagtgattaacttgatgtaatcaccaaattacagccagtatgtggggtattgtgcacattactacagtttaaatcattttaggtgggcgaacctaatttaattgatttacgtcattcattggggcagccaatggtgatatgaccactgtcacagatccggtcgagtgacaaatactgtgggtagttggttgatatcagaaacatgcgtaaaagatcttaacactgtgaataatcataaaatgtgtcattttcagtaactagaataattcactcagtatttcccgctgacaaaatctttttcaaacatgtttcaggtaatctgctgtaaatcaggaaaagtgctgaggagcatttcaagcttaaaataatggctcagtataaaataaagaaagatgttttgaaataagaatttatcactaaacttatgtattgtaaattatcggggttttatcccgaattgtgaaatacaaataatcgggaaaagttttagctttacaacgatcatttccgctgctaaactcaattaaacaaatatcacggggtttctgtcccgcggcttcggaaacgggtcaaaccgggtcgggggccgtgacagaaacaaggtggtatcagagccactgagttaagctaattaagtatttaaacaatacttaattttcctgattactattatgtgattatgtgtttatgtgcttttaactgattatttgttagttacagtatgggtaaacaaaagttgtaagatatctatcttaaactagatagatcaatttacgaagagggaagttcgtccaaaactaaattttcaaagctccctacgattcctgaggaaggaatatttgtgcgtaaAGCACAGTATGAGAATCCATtatctcctagaaaaaggagtatgattattaagaaaagtaaggagcaaatccgagaaaagaggattaaaaaggaaacccaggatttaatcaataaatcaccttagGAAGATaagttagatgaaaaatgggcaaatttatatatgctagctactgtagcagaaaatgcaaatctttaaagtaCTCTAAATCTAGTACTAGTATTTCtcagtaagtaaataaataaaactgagTATGTGTTTCCTTGTATTtagtacaaatagtgtgcaataaaacttccatgttatttgttaaactttgttccaaagttttaaccggatattttgtgcattttgcatatgtgctacacagcatgaacgagatatctgaagcttttcagaacctcaatctatACCCAGTAAATAtcgaagtttctcatgaatttacgggatattttgctgatgtggaccaacctgtaaaattccctactccaccagtgaccaaaccaaaaagaaggccaaagaaaaattatgtatggggaagccgtatacgtaagaaaaAGTCAGTTACAAAACCTCCTAGAACTAGTAAACCTTTAGAGAAAGGAAAGGCGATtataatccaggaaaaccctaatcagcgagaacaggaaactgaagccaataatgagtctaggcaaatggaggaacagtttgatcagtattctcaagaaatagaaatagaaatagggcaAGGGTCTAGAACAACTCAGGTAGAAGTTGGAGAAAGTTCTAATCAAAACAAGAGAA
Above is a window of Helianthus annuus cultivar XRQ/B chromosome 14, HanXRQr2.0-SUNRISE, whole genome shotgun sequence DNA encoding:
- the LOC110904493 gene encoding FAD synthase; this encodes MEIDKAIRDSDDRRLKTKYHNAIYVIQRALALYSIEEVAFSFNGGKDSTVLLHLLRAGYFLHQVERGHSNGGLSDGEFTFPIRTIYFETPSVFPEINSFTYETAASYGVKLDIIREDFKSGLEALLKAKSTKAIFLGVRIGDPTAVGQEQFSPSSPGWPPFMRVNPILDWSYRDVWAFLLTCKVPYCSLYDQGYTSIGSIHDTVPNALLSIKDPGVEKQKFRPAYMLSDGRSERAGRARKLSAAAACVPAASNGLKCAEPHQGSIYTASIVAVGDEILFGIVEDQLGPSLCKKLHSIGWLVSQMATVRCEVDSVAEEVERRKSMSDLVFIYGGVGPLHTDVTVGGVAKAFGVRLAPDEEYEEYLSHLFGDKCTGNRNEMAQLPEGITELLEHEKLPVPLIKCHNVIVLTATNVDELDRQWDALIDLRSTNLLAPTGPFVSKHLETSLSDLEVAQPLSKIAIEFPDIYTGCYRKTRAGPLIITLEGKDQETVEAAMEALSKKLPSGVKQMSV